A window of Desulfofundulus luciae contains these coding sequences:
- a CDS encoding YebC/PmpR family DNA-binding transcriptional regulator, with protein MSGHSKWSTIKRKKAKVDAQRGKIFTRLSREIIVAARLGGGDPDANPRLKAAIQRAKEANIPNENIQRAIQKGTGELGAANYEELIYEGYGPGGVAVMLEIMTDNRNRTAGEIRHLFSRHGGNLGEAGCVSWMFSKKGVIVVEKDGLDEDELMLNALEAGAEDVKAEEDEFEIITAPEDFEQVRRALVEKGVPIAEAQVTMVPQSTVKLAGKEAEQMMRLMEALEDHDDVQEVYANFELEDY; from the coding sequence ATGTCCGGTCATTCCAAGTGGTCAACCATCAAGCGGAAAAAGGCCAAGGTGGATGCCCAGAGAGGCAAAATATTTACCCGCTTGTCCAGGGAAATTATTGTGGCGGCCCGTTTAGGAGGCGGAGACCCCGACGCCAACCCCAGGCTGAAAGCGGCAATACAGCGGGCTAAAGAAGCCAATATTCCCAACGAGAACATACAGCGGGCCATCCAGAAAGGTACCGGTGAACTGGGCGCGGCCAACTACGAGGAACTGATTTACGAGGGCTACGGTCCCGGTGGGGTGGCGGTCATGCTGGAGATCATGACCGATAACCGGAACCGCACCGCCGGGGAGATCCGGCACCTTTTCTCCCGTCACGGCGGTAATCTGGGGGAAGCCGGCTGCGTCTCCTGGATGTTTTCCAAAAAGGGTGTTATTGTGGTGGAAAAGGACGGCCTGGATGAGGATGAGTTAATGCTAAACGCCCTGGAGGCGGGGGCCGAAGATGTGAAAGCCGAAGAAGACGAGTTCGAAATCATTACCGCTCCCGAGGACTTTGAACAGGTGCGTCGCGCCCTGGTGGAAAAGGGCGTACCCATTGCCGAGGCCCAGGTTACCATGGTTCCCCAGAGCACGGTTAAGCTTGCCGGCAAAGAGGCGGAGCAAATGATGCGTTTGATGGAAGCTCTTGAAGATCACGACGATGTTCAGGAAGTGTACGCCAACTTTGAACTGGAGGATTACTAG